Sequence from the Primulina huaijiensis isolate GDHJ02 chromosome 16, ASM1229523v2, whole genome shotgun sequence genome:
tataataattaggggtgagcattcggtcggttctgttaccgaccgaaccaaattagtcataaccggatcgaaccgaaatatttagcaataaccgaatcgatcaaattaattttcataaccgatgaaaactgAACAatattaaaatcggttaatttggttggtgaccgaattaaccgattagttttttaaaaaaaattgtgatttaactttaattatatatgtaatttttttgaacactaaagtctacacaaatgcataaaaacataaaatcatatacatcacaaatttttctttagagttaaggctgattttaaaattaaaattaaaaaatatattaaaattgataaataataaaaatttattaaataatagtatttattatatcggttaattcggttagccgatttcaaaattttgaaaaccgtagCCGAAccaaattaaccgatataaccgaaatttttaatttgaaaatcgaatttcggaaataaccgaaccaaatTTTCGGATtgactcggttcggtcggttaattcaatttaaccgaaatttttctcacctctaataataatgtgtagtttatatgttatcaagtataagtgtctaataaattaaaggtgactaggaAAGTAAAAGCATCCGGTAGAAATTGTTGTtaatttacatgaaagagaataataatcaaacaacattgtaaataaaaaattgcatatcattaattgtcaaaaaagattgtaataattgaatattataaaaaaaatatatgtattattgagagaatatgacaaataacaaaagaaaacaatatgataaaatagatatgagaaaaattttagtagtccaaatctttttttaaaattaaaaaaatctgttttttttccaaattagttacatatactaattaacacgaattgtcaaaatttacaatactattatcattatcttttgttgagttaactaattttatttcaaattctaattactTCAACATATGTTTTCCACGTGTAACgcacgtgcattatttctagtGACATTAAGTAaacgggttttttttttaaataattatgttttgCTTGTAAAACACAGGTTACTGTTGACATTATTAAGTGATAGGTTCACTTATCTGACAAGTCTCATGAGTCAATATTGTGAGATAagtatcttatttgagtcattcatgaaaaatgttattttttatgaaaaaaaatattaattattattataaatatgaacataGTTGACTTGTCGTgacaccgtctcacaaaagacaacGTATTTCTTATCctaattgaataattattattattttatgtcaaaatattacttttcatctAAATATGAACCGGGTCGACTTGTTCGCACTTATTTTAATTGCTACTTGTGCTCCCTGTAGGAATTGACCTGTTGGCCGGAATTTATGGCGATTCACtatgatttatataaataaGATCTTTGTGGGGAATAAAATTCATGCAAGGATATATATGCAAAAATTTGCAGAATGTTTGATTCTGGCTATTGGCTGATCTATTCATGAGACACAAAACGACATCCTAGGATCAGCTGAATAGATAATTGGGCAGAAAACTTGCATCAAGAAATCGAGTAAATTTGTTGAAATTAAGATTTATGTGATTGGAACTTGAGTTCGTTCACCAACCTTAATAAATGACATGCACCCAATTCCAATTGATTTTGACCCTACTACAATTTCGTTAAGGTTCGGTTAAATAATAACTGGTCAAGTCCAATGATGTCATATTAACCATCGACCCATGGTATCGGTATTAAAAGTTAGTGCACCGACTTTCTGTGTTATTGTTACAGGGGTCTCGATTAGTATATTAAAGCTATAAAAGTTGTCCTTGCATCACATATGGATCGACTAAACTTACAAAATCAGTTCATTATCCTGTAAAATTAGAAAAACGAGCAGTAAACAAGATCTTATTTGCATCCTTGTTCTTCACTGGGAATTGTTCGGTTGGTGATCGTGGTTGCGGCGTTGTTTGGGATTATGCTGTGGATTCATTTGCATTTGCTGTTGCTTCTGTAAATGATAAAGAGTTTGCAGCCTCCCAATTTCTCTTTCTAGCATCTCTTGCTCCCCTGCAAACGTTTCGACGAAAATGGTACAAGTGGGATTATGAACTAAACAAGGGAAAGAAAAAGGGCCCCCGGATATTCTTTGATCATTAAAATTTATAAGTTAAAGAAGAAACTATATATTACAGTGTTTGATGATCTGCTCCTGTGATATACTCTCCAGGCGTTGCGTAAGTGCTCTATTTTCCATGATCAGGATTGCGTTTTGCTGTTCAAGAAATCTAAGTTCAGCTGAGATTCGAGACCCTTCTGCCTGTTATATCAAACAATGAGATAGGACATCAACTCTTAGCACCATCAGaatgaaaaaataaagtatTCAAAGGCCATATACCTGTAGCATTTGCACAGTCCTTTCAAGATGAGTTATGTATTGAAGTTTCCTCACCCGCGAACGATGAGCATTGTGCCTACATCATAGAGTCTCATGATTTTGAGTACAATGGATTGCATTCAAACTCAGAATCGATAAAAGTCGTAAATAAATAGAATCCTCAACATTCCTGAACTTGTTCACATCGGGTGAAGTTTATGGACCGTTTCATAATTCGTGTAAGGATACAATGTGAAACATTGATGTCGAAATACTTACTGTTTGGCTCGCTTTGAATCCAACTCTGATGCAGAAGGCTTAAGTTGAGAATCACCAGCTTTATCAGCTAACCCTTCAAGAGTTCGTGAACTTCTTTGCTCTGTGTACTTCCCTACAACTATAGTTCCTTCCACTTCTCCTGTCACCTGCAAGAAAATCAACCCCACCCATCATGTTTACGGACTTGACATTCTAATCTCTATTACCAGCAATATAAAAAAAGGACATTGATATAAGAGATTAAAACATAGATGATATGGGATTAGTCGAATACCTGATCACTTTTCTCATCCGAGGAGTTGATCTTGTTGTCAATGGAGGTGCTGTCTAAATCTTTTTGGGGTCCTAGGTTCCCAATAAATGGACTTTCATATTTTGATTTCCCTCTTACGCTAAATTTCTCTGCTGCATCACCTAAGTATGCATAAGAATCGCTTGCTGATCGGCGATGACCTTTGTGAGTAAAAATTTCTGAGTCGTTGAGAAGATCGTCGAGCCAAGATGGTTGCTCCTCGAGGAAACTCTCGGAAGAACAACGCTGATGGGTATTAGGAGCTTCGGGATTCCTCGGCTTTCCTTTCGATTCAAATGGTGAAAAGTGAGCGTAGGTGGTGGAATCAGCAGGGACGAAAGGGAAATGTGTGGCAAGATTTGAGCTTTCCATATAATAATTCCCTGCACAAAGCCAACCAACCTGCATGCTCCAATATATATTCCGATCAATAATCAGAAGTTACATGCCATGCACATATATCCAAGATTCAATGAAAGTAGCTgtatataaacattttcaaCACATACACACGCGTACCCAATGTAATGGTGGCAATGGCACCCACAATTTAATATA
This genomic interval carries:
- the LOC140962083 gene encoding uncharacterized protein At4g06598-like isoform X1 is translated as MQVGWLCAGNYYMESSNLATHFPFVPADSTTYAHFSPFESKGKPRNPEAPNTHQRCSSESFLEEQPSWLDDLLNDSEIFTHKGHRRSASDSYAYLGDAAEKFSVRGKSKYESPFIGNLGPQKDLDSTSIDNKINSSDEKSDQVTGEVEGTIVVGKYTEQRSSRTLEGLADKAGDSQLKPSASELDSKRAKQHNAHRSRVRKLQYITHLERTVQMLQAEGSRISAELRFLEQQNAILIMENRALTQRLESISQEQIIKHWEQEMLEREIGRLQTLYHLQKQQQMQMNPQHNPKQRRNHDHQPNNSQ
- the LOC140962083 gene encoding uncharacterized protein At4g06598-like isoform X2, yielding MESSNLATHFPFVPADSTTYAHFSPFESKGKPRNPEAPNTHQRCSSESFLEEQPSWLDDLLNDSEIFTHKGHRRSASDSYAYLGDAAEKFSVRGKSKYESPFIGNLGPQKDLDSTSIDNKINSSDEKSDQVTGEVEGTIVVGKYTEQRSSRTLEGLADKAGDSQLKPSASELDSKRAKQHNAHRSRVRKLQYITHLERTVQMLQAEGSRISAELRFLEQQNAILIMENRALTQRLESISQEQIIKHWEQEMLEREIGRLQTLYHLQKQQQMQMNPQHNPKQRRNHDHQPNNSQ